One window of Pleurodeles waltl isolate 20211129_DDA chromosome 3_1, aPleWal1.hap1.20221129, whole genome shotgun sequence genomic DNA carries:
- the PHLDA2 gene encoding pleckstrin homology-like domain family A member 2, with the protein MSPQFGSSTPSTLASRSPMGPEPSQPSAADTPRSRAHSRSGRSRMPAEGSQVIMEGELEKRSDNLLQLWKRKVCVLTKDSLSISADGQRRSRCKELPFHSIKKLDCVERTGKYIYFTIVTTENKEIDFRCSEQSCWNAAITMALIDFQNKKAIQHFRARQGSHARRPSSTERPTARCV; encoded by the coding sequence ATGAGCCCCCAGTTCGGGAGCTCGACCCCGTCAACGCTGGCTTCTCGGTCCCCTATGGGGCCTGAGCCTTCCCAGCCCTCCGCTGCGGACACTCCGCGCTCCAGGGCGCACTCCCGCAGCGGGAGATCCAGGATGCCAGCGGAGGGGTCCCAGGTGATCATGGAGGGAGAGCTGGAAAAGCGCAGCGACAACCTCCTGCAGCTGTGGAAGCGCAAGGTGTGCGTGCTGACCAAGGACAGCCTGTCCATCTCCGCCGACGGCCAGCGGCGCTCCCGCTGCAAGGAGCTCCCCTTCCACTCCATCAAGAAGCTGGACTGCGTGGAGCGCACCGGCAAGTACATCTACTTCACCATCGTGACCACAGAAAACAAGGAGATCGACTTCCGCTGCTCCGAGCAGAGCTGCTGGAACGCAGCCATCACCATGGCCCTCATCGACTTCCAGAACAAGAAGGCCATCCAGCACTTCAGGGCCCGCCAGGGCTCTCACGCCAGGCGCCCCAGCAGCACGGAGCGGCCCACGGCGAGGTGCGTGTGA